The Actinocorallia herbida DNA window AGGGCCGGGCGGCGCTGGAGGAGGCGGTGCGGCGGGTCGGGTCGATCGCCATCGTGCACGAGACCCTTTCGCACACCCCGGACGAGCTGATCGACTTCGACGAGATCGCCGACCGCGTCATCGCGATGTCCGGCGAGGTGATGGCGCTGGAGATCCGCGTGCATCCGCGCCGTCTCGGCAGCTTCGGGGTGCTGCCCGCGGCGATCGCCAGCCCGATCGCGATGATCCTCACCGAGCTGCTTCAGAACGCGCTCCAGCACGGCCTCGCGGGACGGGGCGGCACCCTCGAGGTGCTCGTCTCGCGCACCGAGGAGCGGCTGACGGTCGAGGTGCGCGACGACGGCGTCGGCCTGCCCGCGGATTTCGACCCGGAGAGCGCGGACAGCCTCGGCATCCAGATCGTCCGGGCCCTCACCGAGGGGGAGCTGGGCGGGAGCCTGGTGTTCGGGAACCGGGAGACCGGCGGTGCGAGCGTGGTGCTGGACCTTCCGCTGGAGCAGCACAGACCGCCGGGGCCCCGAACGTCCTAGCGCGCGGGCCGGACGTCCCGGTCAGTTGTTCTGGGGGCGGAGGTAGACCTCGTCCTGCCCGTCGGGGCGGGTGAGCGTCAGCCGGGCGTCGGCGACGGCCCAGGTGTAGGCGCCGGCCTCGCGGCCGCACCCCTCCCGGCTGACGGTCAGGGTCAGCTTCTCGGCCGCGACCGAGTATCCGCCTCCGGCCTGGCACCCCGGCTCGGCCCAGGTCCAGGTCCCGTCGACGGCGAAGGCATACGTGCCCTCGCCTTCGGCCACCTGCCAGGGGCCGACCAGCTCCTGGGGGAGGCCCGCCACGCTGCGCACCGGAGCGGGCGCGTCGGTCTTCGAGGGCGCGGTATCGCCGTCGCCGCACGCGGCGAGCGTCGCGAGGAGACCTGCCGTCGCGCCCACCATGATCACCGTCCGCATCATGCGGCCGAACCTACACCGAATGGCCACGGCAAAAAGCCCGTATCTCAAGGAACCACCAAAATCGCGGACATATCCGTATGGTCCCGGAGACACCTTCGCGCGACGGTACGGCTGGGTCCCGGAAAGGTTCAGGCCCTGTGCCGCACGCCGCGCGAGAAGCGAGTGGAGAAGTCCGCGGGTCAGACGGTCGCGGTGGTGTTGGCGCGGGCACGAGCCCGGGCGGCGCGGCGCTTGACCGCGCGGCGCTCGTCCTCGCTCATCCCGCCCCAGACCCCGGCGTCCTGGCCGGACTCCAGCGCCCAGCGCAGGCAGGCGTCGGTCTCGTTGCACTTGCGACAGACCTGCTTGGCCTCTTCGATCTGAAGCAGGGCCGGGCCGGTGTTGCCGATCGGGAAGAACAGCTCGGGGTCCACGTCACGGCAGGCTGCGCGGTGGCGCCAGTCCATGCGTCCACTCCTTACTCGCCGTGAAACCCATGTGAATGGTTTCACGATGTCGGGTCGCCCGGGCCGGGGTGTGGCATCCGGGAAGTGCGCCCGCGCATCCCAACTGCTGGGTCCTTCGCGGCGCACTTTGAGCGTGTCAGGGCGGCAATGGAGCGCGCAAGTACTTGGAGAAAGGTTTCTCCCGGTATGGCTGTCGGTTGTGTCACACCGTTGGAACATGGCGGACACATTCACCAGGTAAGCGGTTGTCTATAGACGTTCCCGCAGCTCAGCGCAATGAGAGCTAGGTCTCAGGGCATTTGTGGCGGACCTCTCGGAGGTCTCGAAACAGTCTCAGATGACCACTCGTAGCGCCCCCGGCACACTGCGGAACACCATGTGCTCGCGTGTTCCGACATAATCGCCGTCCACCTGCAAAGCGATCGGCCGCCGCGCGGTGAGGGTGACTTCGGCCGTGTCGTGCAATTCCACGATCTGTCTTCCCCGGGGCCCGCCCGACGCGGGCAGGAGCATCTGGGCGAGCGCGGCGAGCACAGGCCCGGTGCGCAGCGACCGGATCGCGAACAGGTCGAGCCCGGTGCCGAGGCCGGCCCGGGGGCTCGGCACGATCGGGCGCGGGCCCAGATAGGTGTAGGGCGAGGTGTTGGAGACGAAGGCCAGGAACAGGCCGTGCGCCACCCGTCCGTTCGCGCGGGCCTCCAGGGCGGGCAGGGCGCGGTCGGTCCCGGCGAAGAACCGGCGCAGCGCGGACCGCACGTAGAGCACGTTCGAGGCCTTGCCCGACCCCTTGCTGCGCGCCTCCTCGACCGCCTCGACGACCTCGGCGTCAAGCCCGGCCCCGGCGGTGAACGTGTAGTAGCGGCTCTCCTGCGGCGTCGTCACGTGCCCGAGGGAGACGGTCCTGGTATGCCCGCCGCGCAGCGCCCCGAGGATCGCGGCGAGCGAGCGCATCGGGTCGCCCGGCAGGCCCAGGGAGCGGGCGAAGACATTGGCGTTGCCGCCCGGCAGGATCGCCAGCGCGGGCCGGGTCGCCGCGGTGCCGGGCACCGACATCAGCCCGTTCACCGCCTCGTTGACGGTCCCGTCCCCGCCGAGCGCGATGAGCACGTCGAACTCCTCGTAGGCCGCCCGCGCGGCGAGCTCGATCGCGTGCCCGCGGTGCCCGGTCTCGGCGACCTCCACCTCGAGATCGCCCACGAACGCGCGGACGAGGAGGTCCCTGACCTGCCGGGTGGTCGTCGACGCTCTGGGGTTGGCGATCAGCATGGCGCGCACGGCGCCAGCGTATGCCACGGGCCCGTGGAGGTAACCTGGCGGGCGTGTCGCAACGTCCTCGTGCCCTCGCCGCAGCCGCAGTCCTTCAGTCCTTCACCGGTCTCGCCGCGCTCGGGTTCGGGCTGTCGATCGCCTTCGAGACGCTTCTCGGGCACCGGGCGAACCTCGGCACCGCGGTGTCCGTCACGGTGCTGACGGTGGGCGGCGGCCTCGCGATCCTGTGGATCGCCAAGGGGCTGTGGACGGCCCAGCGGTGGAGCCGCTCCCCGGCGGTGCTCACCCAGCTCTTCGCGCTGCCGGTGTCGGTCTCGCTGATCCAGAGCGACCAGCCGTGGTGGGGCTACCCCCTGATCACCGTCGCCGT harbors:
- a CDS encoding diacylglycerol/lipid kinase family protein — protein: MLIANPRASTTTRQVRDLLVRAFVGDLEVEVAETGHRGHAIELAARAAYEEFDVLIALGGDGTVNEAVNGLMSVPGTAATRPALAILPGGNANVFARSLGLPGDPMRSLAAILGALRGGHTRTVSLGHVTTPQESRYYTFTAGAGLDAEVVEAVEEARSKGSGKASNVLYVRSALRRFFAGTDRALPALEARANGRVAHGLFLAFVSNTSPYTYLGPRPIVPSPRAGLGTGLDLFAIRSLRTGPVLAALAQMLLPASGGPRGRQIVELHDTAEVTLTARRPIALQVDGDYVGTREHMVFRSVPGALRVVI
- a CDS encoding WhiB family transcriptional regulator — protein: MDWRHRAACRDVDPELFFPIGNTGPALLQIEEAKQVCRKCNETDACLRWALESGQDAGVWGGMSEDERRAVKRRAARARARANTTATV